In one Dreissena polymorpha isolate Duluth1 chromosome 7, UMN_Dpol_1.0, whole genome shotgun sequence genomic region, the following are encoded:
- the LOC127839923 gene encoding uncharacterized protein LOC127839923: MRCLFVLCVIGLAMSVSAKATGDASKAPAGDAPAVEAPAVDSGKGTVAPTDAAEAKAANGNAYAYGKNKKPECKGLCPESTLQICVNVDAADTERVSALMSLMNGDAAVEAAMTAAASDETKADKSASGSGKSASEESGSK; this comes from the exons ATGCGGTGCCTTTTCGTATTGTGTGTGATCGGTCTTGCCATGAGCGTGTCCGCCAAGGCCACCGGCGACGCCTCAAAGGCACCCGCCGGAGATGCGCCCGCAGTTGAGGCTCCCGCAGTGGATTCTGGGAAGGGGACCGTGGCTCCCACAGATGCCGCCGAGGCCAAAGCAGCCAATGGCAACGCTTACGCAT ACGGAAAAAACAAGAAGCCGGAATGCAAGGGACTCTGCCCCGAATCGACCCTTCAGATCTGTGTCAACGTAGACGCTGCCGACACCGAAAGGGTCAGCGCCCTGATGAGTCTGATGAACGGGGACGCCGCAGTTGAAGCTGCAATGACCGCTGCTGCCTCAGACGAGACGAAGGCTGACAAATCTGCTTCCGGTTCCGGCAAATCCGCAAGTGAGGAGAGCGGCTCGAAATAG
- the LOC127839924 gene encoding acetylcholine receptor subunit alpha-1-B-like, translating to MQSSSTTWDKIKAEYVSLYDAYSHASSPDSSTYHTIVPRSDATLPLPVSVRFELFSIGGFDAVDGALNLIGSLNMSWKDETGNFPNSKTHEVDTVIVDYSSVWTPVIVMVNSADSVSRVGDSTYKVRFNLRTAEVNWKPRMIAKVACEPDMTYFPFDQHNCELSFTTWFQNRSILTLTLGSSEWNLDNYDVNGVWEIEETTAEISEVGGYDYAMFTIKFNRNPMYFVINLVFPVLLLSLLSGFVFILPAASGERVGFGITCFLSFMVLLQTIMIYMPQTSSPMSLFCYYVILMLLFSGFLSIVTILLLKVSNDSGTDVPKWLVHFVEIIKCIKIRKLIRARKNKRAITPALEEIDLMRPGNIADSTFRSKFQADRITDEHQSTSPVQNGASKPEIAKNDHAVATKSILFVKEFQPDNNGDDDDCKADTDENASGVTWESVAGILDTFFFVAFLGAQAALSVFFLVPIATRV from the coding sequence ATGCAATCGAGTTCGACGACGTGGGATAAGATAAAAGCCGAGTACGTGTCTCTCTATGACGCCTACTCACACGCAAGTAGCCCGGATTCGAGCACCTACCATACGATAGTGCCGCGAAGCGACGCAACGTTGCCACTTCCGGTAAGTGTCAGGTTCGAGTTGTTCTCCATCGGCGGCTTCGATGCCGTGGACGGTGCCTTGAACCTGATCGGAAGTCTGAACATGTCCTGGAAGGACGAGACCGGTAATTTCCCAAACTCAAAAACACACGAGGTGGACACGGTGATAGTGGACTATTCAAGCGTCTGGACGCCAGTCATTGTGATGGTGAACTCGGCAGACTCGGTGAGTAGAGTTGGCGATTCCACCTACAAAGTCAGGTTTAATTTGCGGACGGCGGAGGTGAACTGGAAACCGCGAATGATCGCGAAGGTCGCGTGCGAGCCGGATATGACGTATTTCCCGTTCGACCAACATAATTGCGAGTTATCATTCACGACCTGGTTTCAGAACCGTTCGATTCTCACCCTGACTTTGGGTAGTAGCGAGTGGAATTTGGACAATTATGACGTCAATGGTGTGTGGGAAATCGAAGAAACGACGGCAGAAATTTCAGAAGTCGGCGGTTACGATTACGCAATGTTTACGATCAAATTCAATCGAAATCCAATGTATTTCGTCATCAATCTCGTATTTCCGGTACTATTACTATCCCTTCTGAGCGGCTTCGTGTTTATTCTTCCGGCCGCTTCCGGTGAACGAGTCGGCTTTGGAATCACCTGCTTCCTATCGTTTATGGTTCTGCTGCAGACGATAATGATATACATGCCACAAACGTCATCGCCCATGTCCCTGTTCTGTTATTACGTCATCTTAATGTTGCTCTTTTCCGGTTTTCTGAGCATCGTTACTATCCTGCTTTTGAAGGTTAGCAACGATTCGGGCACCGATGTGCCGAAATGGCTGGTCCATTTTGTCGAGATCATCAAATGCATCAAGATCCGGAAGTTAATCCGGGCGCGCAAAAATAAGCGCGCAATAACGCCGGCCTTGGAAGAAATAGATTTGATGAGACCGGGAAATATTGCCGATTCCACGTTTCGGTCCAAGTTTCAAGCGGACAGGATAACGGATGAGCACCAATCGACAAGTCCTGTTCAAAACGGTGCGTCGAAACCGGAAATCGCTAAGAATGACCACGCCGTAGCGACAAAATCGATACTTTTCGTTAAAGAATTTCAGCCGGACAACAACGGCGACGATGATGATTGCAAAGCAGATACCGACGAGAACGCTTCCGGAGTCACGTGGGAGTCCGTTGCCGGGATTCTCGACACATTCTTCTTCGTAGCGTTCCTCGGCGCCCAGGCCGCGCTCAGCGTGTTTTTCCTGGTGCCTATTGCGACGCGCGTATAG